The proteins below come from a single Aegilops tauschii subsp. strangulata cultivar AL8/78 chromosome 6, Aet v6.0, whole genome shotgun sequence genomic window:
- the LOC109767738 gene encoding protein REVEILLE 6 isoform X2, whose amino-acid sequence MVSTNPPPPPALSEAAAAVSGDDASKKVRKPYTITKSRESWTEQEHDKFLEALQLFDRDWKKIEAFVGSKTVIQIRSHAQKYFLKVQKNGTSEHVPPPRPKRKAAHPYPQKASKNEPGYALKTDPSAMLRNSGMNVAVSPWTHNSIPPVVASSFMKDLGAGSMGPNIFCSSSSEGPPRAWQSGETNDQINQVPSLRIMPDFAQVYSFLGSVFDPSTKGHLQKLKEMNPIDVETALLLMRNLSINLTSPDFEDQRKLLSSYNSTSDGLELGSSRSSLLTDNALSLF is encoded by the exons ATGGTCTCCAcgaacccgccgccgccgccggcgctgtCCGAGGCGGCCGCCGCCGTGTCGGGCGACGACGCCAGCAAGAAGGTGCGGAAGCCCTACACCATCACCAAGTCGCGGGAGAGCTGGACGGAGCAGGAGCACGACAAGTTCCTCGAGGCCCTGCAGCT CTTTGATCGTGACTGGAAAAAGATAGAAGCTTTTGTTGGTTCGAAGACTGTCATCCAG ATAAGGAGCCATGCACAGAAGTATTTTTTGAAGGTTCAGAAAAATGGAACCAGCGAACATGTCCCACCTCCACGACCGAAGCGTAAAGCTGCCCACCCATACCCTCAGAAGGCCTCCAAAAATG AGCCAGGATATGCCCTGAAGACAGATCCATCTGCCATGCTTAGAAATTCAGGAATGAACGTGGCTGTTTCTCCATGGACCCACAATTCTATCCCACCAGTTGTCGCCTCATCTTTCATGAAAG ATTTAGGTGCTGGGTCTATGGGTCCAAACATTTTTTGCTCAAGCAGTAGTGAAGGCCCTCCAAGGGCATGGCAATCTGGTGAAACCAATGACCAGATAAATCAAGTTCCATCACTCCGCA TTATGCCAGATTTTGCACAAGTATACAGCTTCTTAGGCAGTGTTTTCGATCCAAGCACAAAGGGCCATTTGCAGAAACTGAAGGAGATGAATCCAATTGATGTTGAAACA GCACTGTTGTTAATGAGAAATCTCTCCATCAACTTGACCAGTCCTGATTTTGAAGATCAA AGGAAGTTGCTGTCTTCGTACAATTCCACCTCTGATGGGCTAGAGCTAGGGAGCTCCAGAAGCTCACTTCTTACGGATAATGCATTGAGCCTTTTTTGA
- the LOC109767738 gene encoding protein REVEILLE 6 isoform X1 — protein MVSTNPPPPPALSEAAAAVSGDDASKKVRKPYTITKSRESWTEQEHDKFLEALQLFDRDWKKIEAFVGSKTVIQIRSHAQKYFLKVQKNGTSEHVPPPRPKRKAAHPYPQKASKNEPGYALKTDPSAMLRNSGMNVAVSPWTHNSIPPVVASSFMKEDLGAGSMGPNIFCSSSSEGPPRAWQSGETNDQINQVPSLRIMPDFAQVYSFLGSVFDPSTKGHLQKLKEMNPIDVETALLLMRNLSINLTSPDFEDQRKLLSSYNSTSDGLELGSSRSSLLTDNALSLF, from the exons ATGGTCTCCAcgaacccgccgccgccgccggcgctgtCCGAGGCGGCCGCCGCCGTGTCGGGCGACGACGCCAGCAAGAAGGTGCGGAAGCCCTACACCATCACCAAGTCGCGGGAGAGCTGGACGGAGCAGGAGCACGACAAGTTCCTCGAGGCCCTGCAGCT CTTTGATCGTGACTGGAAAAAGATAGAAGCTTTTGTTGGTTCGAAGACTGTCATCCAG ATAAGGAGCCATGCACAGAAGTATTTTTTGAAGGTTCAGAAAAATGGAACCAGCGAACATGTCCCACCTCCACGACCGAAGCGTAAAGCTGCCCACCCATACCCTCAGAAGGCCTCCAAAAATG AGCCAGGATATGCCCTGAAGACAGATCCATCTGCCATGCTTAGAAATTCAGGAATGAACGTGGCTGTTTCTCCATGGACCCACAATTCTATCCCACCAGTTGTCGCCTCATCTTTCATGAAAG AAGATTTAGGTGCTGGGTCTATGGGTCCAAACATTTTTTGCTCAAGCAGTAGTGAAGGCCCTCCAAGGGCATGGCAATCTGGTGAAACCAATGACCAGATAAATCAAGTTCCATCACTCCGCA TTATGCCAGATTTTGCACAAGTATACAGCTTCTTAGGCAGTGTTTTCGATCCAAGCACAAAGGGCCATTTGCAGAAACTGAAGGAGATGAATCCAATTGATGTTGAAACA GCACTGTTGTTAATGAGAAATCTCTCCATCAACTTGACCAGTCCTGATTTTGAAGATCAA AGGAAGTTGCTGTCTTCGTACAATTCCACCTCTGATGGGCTAGAGCTAGGGAGCTCCAGAAGCTCACTTCTTACGGATAATGCATTGAGCCTTTTTTGA
- the LOC109767738 gene encoding protein REVEILLE 6 isoform X5, with the protein MVSTNPPPPPALSEAAAAVSGDDASKKVRKPYTITKSRESWTEQEHDKFLEALQLFDRDWKKIEAFVGSKTVIQIRSHAQKYFLKVQKNGTSEHVPPPRPKRKAAHPYPQKASKNEPGYALKTDPSAMLRNSGMNVAVSPWTHNSIPPVVASSFMKVMPDFAQVYSFLGSVFDPSTKGHLQKLKEMNPIDVETALLLMRNLSINLTSPDFEDQRKLLSSYNSTSDGLELGSSRSSLLTDNALSLF; encoded by the exons ATGGTCTCCAcgaacccgccgccgccgccggcgctgtCCGAGGCGGCCGCCGCCGTGTCGGGCGACGACGCCAGCAAGAAGGTGCGGAAGCCCTACACCATCACCAAGTCGCGGGAGAGCTGGACGGAGCAGGAGCACGACAAGTTCCTCGAGGCCCTGCAGCT CTTTGATCGTGACTGGAAAAAGATAGAAGCTTTTGTTGGTTCGAAGACTGTCATCCAG ATAAGGAGCCATGCACAGAAGTATTTTTTGAAGGTTCAGAAAAATGGAACCAGCGAACATGTCCCACCTCCACGACCGAAGCGTAAAGCTGCCCACCCATACCCTCAGAAGGCCTCCAAAAATG AGCCAGGATATGCCCTGAAGACAGATCCATCTGCCATGCTTAGAAATTCAGGAATGAACGTGGCTGTTTCTCCATGGACCCACAATTCTATCCCACCAGTTGTCGCCTCATCTTTCATGAAAG TTATGCCAGATTTTGCACAAGTATACAGCTTCTTAGGCAGTGTTTTCGATCCAAGCACAAAGGGCCATTTGCAGAAACTGAAGGAGATGAATCCAATTGATGTTGAAACA GCACTGTTGTTAATGAGAAATCTCTCCATCAACTTGACCAGTCCTGATTTTGAAGATCAA AGGAAGTTGCTGTCTTCGTACAATTCCACCTCTGATGGGCTAGAGCTAGGGAGCTCCAGAAGCTCACTTCTTACGGATAATGCATTGAGCCTTTTTTGA
- the LOC109767738 gene encoding protein REVEILLE 6 isoform X4: MVSTNPPPPPALSEAAAAVSGDDASKKVRKPYTITKSRESWTEQEHDKFLEALQLFDRDWKKIEAFVGSKTVIQIRSHAQKYFLKVQKNGTSEHVPPPRPKRKAAHPYPQKASKNEPGYALKTDPSAMLRNSGMNVAVSPWTHNSIPPVVASSFMKDLGAGSMGPNIFCSSSSEGPPRAWQSGETNDQINQVPSLRIMPDFAQVYSFLGSVFDPSTKGHLQKLKEMNPIDVETALLLMRNLSINLTSPDFEDQGLPNCHGFCLSGTVSTTCCHCAE; encoded by the exons ATGGTCTCCAcgaacccgccgccgccgccggcgctgtCCGAGGCGGCCGCCGCCGTGTCGGGCGACGACGCCAGCAAGAAGGTGCGGAAGCCCTACACCATCACCAAGTCGCGGGAGAGCTGGACGGAGCAGGAGCACGACAAGTTCCTCGAGGCCCTGCAGCT CTTTGATCGTGACTGGAAAAAGATAGAAGCTTTTGTTGGTTCGAAGACTGTCATCCAG ATAAGGAGCCATGCACAGAAGTATTTTTTGAAGGTTCAGAAAAATGGAACCAGCGAACATGTCCCACCTCCACGACCGAAGCGTAAAGCTGCCCACCCATACCCTCAGAAGGCCTCCAAAAATG AGCCAGGATATGCCCTGAAGACAGATCCATCTGCCATGCTTAGAAATTCAGGAATGAACGTGGCTGTTTCTCCATGGACCCACAATTCTATCCCACCAGTTGTCGCCTCATCTTTCATGAAAG ATTTAGGTGCTGGGTCTATGGGTCCAAACATTTTTTGCTCAAGCAGTAGTGAAGGCCCTCCAAGGGCATGGCAATCTGGTGAAACCAATGACCAGATAAATCAAGTTCCATCACTCCGCA TTATGCCAGATTTTGCACAAGTATACAGCTTCTTAGGCAGTGTTTTCGATCCAAGCACAAAGGGCCATTTGCAGAAACTGAAGGAGATGAATCCAATTGATGTTGAAACA GCACTGTTGTTAATGAGAAATCTCTCCATCAACTTGACCAGTCCTGATTTTGAAGATCAA GGTTTGCCCAATTGCCATGGTTTCTGCCTTTCTGGTACTGTCAGTACAACTTGTTGCCACTGTGCAGAGTGA
- the LOC109767738 gene encoding protein REVEILLE 6 isoform X3, translated as MVSTNPPPPPALSEAAAAVSGDDASKKVRKPYTITKSRESWTEQEHDKFLEALQLFDRDWKKIEAFVGSKTVIQIRSHAQKYFLKVQKNGTSEHVPPPRPKRKAAHPYPQKASKNEPGYALKTDPSAMLRNSGMNVAVSPWTHNSIPPVVASSFMKEDLGAGSMGPNIFCSSSSEGPPRAWQSGETNDQINQVPSLRIMPDFAQVYSFLGSVFDPSTKGHLQKLKEMNPIDVETALLLMRNLSINLTSPDFEDQGLPNCHGFCLSGTVSTTCCHCAE; from the exons ATGGTCTCCAcgaacccgccgccgccgccggcgctgtCCGAGGCGGCCGCCGCCGTGTCGGGCGACGACGCCAGCAAGAAGGTGCGGAAGCCCTACACCATCACCAAGTCGCGGGAGAGCTGGACGGAGCAGGAGCACGACAAGTTCCTCGAGGCCCTGCAGCT CTTTGATCGTGACTGGAAAAAGATAGAAGCTTTTGTTGGTTCGAAGACTGTCATCCAG ATAAGGAGCCATGCACAGAAGTATTTTTTGAAGGTTCAGAAAAATGGAACCAGCGAACATGTCCCACCTCCACGACCGAAGCGTAAAGCTGCCCACCCATACCCTCAGAAGGCCTCCAAAAATG AGCCAGGATATGCCCTGAAGACAGATCCATCTGCCATGCTTAGAAATTCAGGAATGAACGTGGCTGTTTCTCCATGGACCCACAATTCTATCCCACCAGTTGTCGCCTCATCTTTCATGAAAG AAGATTTAGGTGCTGGGTCTATGGGTCCAAACATTTTTTGCTCAAGCAGTAGTGAAGGCCCTCCAAGGGCATGGCAATCTGGTGAAACCAATGACCAGATAAATCAAGTTCCATCACTCCGCA TTATGCCAGATTTTGCACAAGTATACAGCTTCTTAGGCAGTGTTTTCGATCCAAGCACAAAGGGCCATTTGCAGAAACTGAAGGAGATGAATCCAATTGATGTTGAAACA GCACTGTTGTTAATGAGAAATCTCTCCATCAACTTGACCAGTCCTGATTTTGAAGATCAA GGTTTGCCCAATTGCCATGGTTTCTGCCTTTCTGGTACTGTCAGTACAACTTGTTGCCACTGTGCAGAGTGA